The following coding sequences are from one Bombus affinis isolate iyBomAffi1 unplaced genomic scaffold, iyBomAffi1.2 ctg00000070.1, whole genome shotgun sequence window:
- the LOC126927035 gene encoding G-patch domain and KOW motifs-containing protein-like isoform X2 yields MAEEGKKISFGFAKSIKKPVLKNAIPQEKKKVDYIECLDEKGSKTWHDRILNKIDADIFLPKADKEKVGDASVNEAKSKLSNGKTSPIISIKKEPVEDSENKVVTLEEQATKEIIGELKSKNKYETKTNDLTLPLVEDESLRGKEQSTLEDYEKIPIDAFGVAMLRGMGWQPGKGIG; encoded by the exons atggcagaagaaggaaagaagatttccttcggttttgcgaaatctattaagaaacctgtgttaaaaaatgctattccacaagaaaaaaagaaagttgattacattgaatgccttgatgagaaag gttcaaaaacctggcatgatagaattcttaataaaatagatgcagacattttccttccgaaggcagataaggaaaaggtaggagacgctagtgttaacgaggcaaaatcaaagctatctaatggaaaaacatcgccaataatatcaataaagaaagagccagttgaagatagtgaaaataaagttgttactttagaagagcaagcgactaaagaaatcattggggaacttaagtcaaagaataaatatgaaactaaaacaaatgatttaactttacctttagtagaagatgaatcattaagaggcaaagaacag tctacgttagaagattatgaaaaaattcctattgatgcttttggtgtagcaatgttaaggggaatgggatggcaaccaggaaagggaattggttga